Proteins found in one Promicromonospora sukumoe genomic segment:
- a CDS encoding DEAD/DEAH box helicase has protein sequence MTEQTTLPSPAAAPAAGPPRPWKARAARHVLERAESLLDDSRLLTTTDLALRERVRDAYTATREVRVHADLRSVPVAALEERRKKLRVAVLEKAGYHHVTQVLVAGTDRLVEAGIGAGTAKLATSAARELADEVDADLRFRIDVDPDDPYATVLVQSLYAFGLATDARHKHLDEARRVADVVPEHLEPARLATSVWRRLVAPADRKAAALASVTVLADLVEAARLTDDARAVRAAVGQPPEGAEVWADFEARSAEYYGLLSQVVDLGDDHEAAEGGLPADVVRRVEAQPLDRTLLRASLRGYQQFGAKYALVQRRTILGDEMGLGKTMQSIAVAAHLMATGGTHVLVVCPASVVTNWKREVEQHSDLAAVVLHGNDREQAAATWLADGGVGVTTFEVLGRLDLPYDLRPALMVVDEAHYVKNPETLRGREVRRWADRSDRVLFLSGTPMENKVAEFKNMVGYLQPEVAGQLDPNAGLSGAKAFRRIVAPAYLRRNQEDVLTELPEMVQVEEWEQFGPVDGAAYRDAVLAGNFMKMRRAAFAVSAADDSAKLVRLRELVTEAVDAGRRVIVFSYFLSVLEQVMDLLGDLAVGPLTGSVPVPERQTMVDALSTPGGPSVLVSQITAGGVGLNVQAASVVIFCEPQVKPTIEAQAVARAHRMGQTRTVQVHRLLVEQSVDQRMMEILGSKSALFEEFVRQSEITDASPSAVDVAAQTEATLSRTILAEEQERLSRTP, from the coding sequence ATGACCGAGCAGACGACCCTCCCCAGCCCAGCAGCAGCCCCCGCCGCCGGCCCGCCGCGACCGTGGAAGGCCCGTGCCGCGCGGCACGTCCTGGAGCGGGCCGAGTCCCTGCTCGACGACTCGCGGCTGCTCACCACCACGGACCTCGCCCTGCGCGAGCGCGTCCGCGACGCGTACACGGCCACGCGCGAGGTCCGCGTGCACGCCGACCTGCGGTCCGTCCCGGTCGCGGCGCTGGAGGAGCGGCGCAAGAAGCTCCGCGTCGCCGTCCTGGAGAAGGCCGGCTACCACCACGTCACCCAGGTGCTCGTCGCGGGCACCGACCGGCTGGTGGAGGCCGGGATCGGCGCGGGCACCGCGAAGCTCGCCACGTCGGCCGCCCGCGAGCTGGCCGACGAGGTCGACGCCGACCTGCGGTTCCGCATCGACGTCGACCCCGACGACCCCTACGCGACCGTGCTGGTCCAGTCCCTGTACGCGTTCGGCCTGGCCACCGACGCGCGGCACAAGCACCTCGACGAGGCCCGCCGCGTCGCCGACGTCGTGCCCGAGCACCTCGAACCCGCCCGGCTCGCCACGAGCGTCTGGCGCCGGCTCGTCGCGCCCGCCGACCGGAAGGCGGCCGCCCTCGCCTCGGTCACCGTGCTCGCGGACCTGGTGGAGGCCGCGCGCCTGACCGACGACGCGCGGGCGGTGCGCGCCGCCGTCGGGCAGCCGCCCGAGGGGGCCGAGGTGTGGGCCGACTTCGAGGCGCGGTCCGCCGAGTACTACGGCCTGCTGTCGCAGGTCGTGGACCTGGGCGACGACCACGAGGCCGCGGAGGGCGGCCTGCCCGCCGACGTCGTGCGGCGGGTCGAGGCGCAGCCCCTGGACCGGACGCTGCTGCGCGCCAGCCTGCGCGGTTACCAGCAGTTCGGTGCCAAGTACGCGCTGGTGCAGCGGCGCACGATCCTGGGCGACGAGATGGGGCTGGGCAAGACCATGCAGTCCATCGCGGTGGCCGCGCACCTGATGGCCACAGGCGGCACGCACGTGCTGGTGGTGTGCCCGGCGAGCGTCGTGACCAACTGGAAGCGCGAGGTCGAGCAGCACTCCGACCTGGCCGCCGTGGTGCTGCACGGCAACGACCGGGAGCAGGCCGCGGCGACCTGGCTGGCCGACGGCGGCGTCGGGGTCACGACCTTCGAGGTGCTCGGCCGCCTGGACCTGCCCTACGACCTGCGGCCCGCGCTCATGGTCGTCGACGAGGCGCACTACGTGAAGAACCCCGAGACGCTGCGCGGCCGCGAGGTGCGACGGTGGGCCGACCGGTCCGACCGCGTCCTGTTCCTGTCCGGCACCCCGATGGAGAACAAGGTCGCCGAGTTCAAGAACATGGTGGGCTACCTGCAGCCCGAGGTCGCCGGCCAGCTCGACCCCAACGCCGGGCTGTCCGGCGCCAAGGCGTTCCGCCGGATCGTCGCGCCCGCCTACCTGCGCCGCAACCAGGAGGACGTGCTCACCGAGCTGCCCGAGATGGTGCAGGTCGAGGAGTGGGAGCAGTTCGGCCCCGTCGACGGCGCCGCCTACCGAGACGCCGTGCTCGCCGGGAACTTCATGAAGATGCGCCGCGCCGCGTTCGCCGTCTCCGCGGCCGACGACTCCGCCAAGCTGGTCCGCCTGCGCGAGCTCGTGACCGAGGCGGTCGACGCCGGGCGCCGGGTCATCGTCTTCTCGTACTTCCTGTCGGTCCTGGAACAGGTGATGGACCTGCTCGGGGACCTCGCCGTCGGGCCGCTGACCGGGTCCGTGCCCGTGCCGGAGCGGCAGACCATGGTGGACGCCCTGTCGACCCCCGGCGGGCCGTCCGTGCTGGTCAGCCAGATCACCGCCGGGGGAGTCGGCCTCAACGTGCAGGCCGCGAGCGTCGTCATCTTCTGCGAGCCGCAGGTCAAGCCCACCATCGAGGCGCAGGCCGTGGCGCGTGCCCACCGCATGGGCCAGACCCGCACCGTCCAGGTGCACCGGCTCCTGGTCGAGCAGTCCGTGGACCAGCGGATGATGGAGATCCTCGGGTCCAAGTCGGCGCTCTTCGAGGAGTTCGTGCGGCAGTCCGAGATCACCGACGCCTCGCCGTCGGCCGTCGACGTGGCCGCGCAGACGGAGGCCACGCTGTCCCGCACGATCCTCGCCGAGGAGCAGGAGCGGCTCAGCCGCACACCATGA
- a CDS encoding MSMEG_1061 family FMN-dependent PPOX-type flavoprotein produces MTHAQSKFGGTPVTSVEELREIIPPPLGAAAGKVRPTLHELDRQWLAASPLCLVATSDAAGNVDVSPKGDPAGSLVRVLDDTTIAIPERPGNRRTDGFLNVLANPHVGLIFVIPGRGDTLRVNGRARLVRDAPYLAELQVRRNVPVLALEVDVEEVFHHCSKAFLRSKTWDPETWGQEDVPRRAVISRTLERKDASLDELDAYYGPKYAETIYG; encoded by the coding sequence ATGACCCACGCGCAGAGCAAGTTCGGAGGCACGCCCGTCACCTCGGTCGAGGAGCTCCGCGAGATCATCCCGCCGCCGCTGGGCGCGGCGGCGGGCAAGGTCCGCCCCACCCTGCACGAATTGGACCGGCAGTGGCTCGCGGCGTCACCGCTGTGCCTGGTCGCGACGTCGGACGCCGCCGGCAACGTCGACGTCTCCCCGAAGGGTGACCCGGCCGGCTCGCTGGTACGCGTCCTGGACGACACCACGATCGCGATCCCGGAGCGCCCGGGCAACCGGCGCACCGACGGCTTCCTGAACGTGCTGGCCAACCCGCACGTGGGCCTGATCTTCGTGATCCCCGGCCGGGGCGACACCCTGCGTGTGAACGGCCGCGCCCGCCTCGTGCGCGACGCCCCGTACCTCGCGGAGCTCCAGGTGCGCCGCAACGTGCCGGTCCTGGCCCTGGAGGTGGACGTGGAGGAGGTCTTCCACCACTGCTCCAAGGCGTTCCTGCGCTCGAAGACGTGGGACCCGGAGACCTGGGGGCAGGAGGACGTGCCGCGCCGCGCCGTCATCTCGCGGACCCTGGAGCGCAAGGACGCCAGCCTCGACGAGCTCGACGCGTACTACGGGCCGAAGTACGCGGAGACGATCTACGGCTGA
- a CDS encoding GNAT family N-acetyltransferase, translating to MDLASAFPPFGLRVSSGDLELRLPDDAELVRLAEVAVAGIHPPERSPFVVPWNVGEPDEVRRGFLQFHWASRGKVSPEAWAFELGVFRDGTPVGVQGVGAKAFAATRSAGTGSWLGLAHHGQGIGKRMRLMALHLLFEGFGAADATTEAFDDNPESNGVTRSLGYAPNGVALVDRQGTRAAENRYRMTREMWAARPDLHRPDVTLSGVPPVRAMLGLDEQPA from the coding sequence ATGGATCTTGCCAGTGCCTTCCCGCCCTTCGGTCTGCGTGTCAGCAGCGGCGACCTCGAGCTGCGCCTGCCCGACGACGCCGAGCTCGTCCGCCTCGCCGAGGTCGCCGTGGCGGGCATCCATCCGCCGGAGCGGAGCCCGTTCGTCGTCCCGTGGAACGTCGGTGAGCCGGACGAGGTGCGCCGCGGCTTCCTGCAGTTCCACTGGGCGTCGCGCGGCAAGGTGTCGCCCGAGGCCTGGGCGTTCGAGCTCGGGGTGTTCCGCGACGGCACGCCCGTCGGCGTCCAGGGCGTGGGTGCCAAGGCGTTCGCCGCGACCCGGTCCGCCGGCACGGGCTCTTGGCTGGGCCTGGCGCACCACGGCCAGGGCATCGGCAAGCGGATGCGGCTGATGGCGCTGCACCTGCTGTTCGAGGGGTTCGGCGCCGCCGACGCCACGACCGAGGCCTTCGACGACAACCCCGAGTCCAACGGCGTGACCCGGTCGCTCGGCTACGCGCCGAACGGCGTCGCACTGGTGGACCGGCAGGGCACCCGGGCCGCGGAGAACCGCTACCGGATGACCCGCGAGATGTGGGCGGCCCGCCCGGACCTGCACCGGCCCGACGTCACGCTGAGCGGTGTGCCCCCGGTCCGCGCGATGCTCGGCCTGGACGAGCAGCCCGCGTGA
- a CDS encoding helix-turn-helix domain-containing protein, producing the protein MARTNYDPLDRHPIFDGTLDPDLDDDVETPPVRTRPAPTLYSDGLALVCAAAVRFEAARRGLSQRQIAVEVGLSRAAVSERFRGRTAWTLDQLGTLALLFGCDPAVLVTEPRKPARELAGNYR; encoded by the coding sequence ATGGCACGCACCAACTACGACCCGCTGGACCGGCACCCGATCTTCGACGGCACGCTCGACCCGGACCTCGACGACGACGTCGAGACACCCCCGGTACGCACCCGCCCCGCGCCCACCCTGTACAGCGACGGGCTGGCGCTCGTGTGCGCGGCGGCCGTCCGGTTCGAGGCCGCGCGACGGGGGCTGAGCCAGCGGCAGATCGCCGTCGAGGTCGGTCTGTCACGTGCGGCCGTCTCCGAGCGGTTCCGCGGCCGGACGGCCTGGACGCTGGACCAGCTCGGAACGCTCGCCCTGCTCTTCGGCTGCGATCCCGCCGTCCTGGTCACCGAGCCGCGCAAGCCGGCCCGGGAGCTGGCCGGCAACTACCGCTGA